In Malus sylvestris chromosome 16, drMalSylv7.2, whole genome shotgun sequence, the following are encoded in one genomic region:
- the LOC126606913 gene encoding xyloglucan 6-xylosyltransferase 2-like: MLDRFLGPRRARQIQRALRHGTVTFLCLFLTVVVLRGTIGAGKFGTPEQDFNDIRERFYTHNRRVEPHRVLEEATPETNQKDADPAGQSNNYAEFDISKILKDEPATDDEKRDPNQPYSLGPKISDWDEQRSDWLKKNPGFPNFVGPNKPRVLLVTGSSPKPCENPVGDHYLLKSIKNKIDYCRLHGIEVFYNFALLDAEMAGFWAKLPLIRKLLLSHPEVEFLWWMDSDAMFTDMAFEVPWERYKDHNFVMHGWNEMVYDDKNWIGLNTGSFLLRNCQWSLDILDVWAPMGPKGKIRDEAGKVLTRELKGRPVFEADDQSAMVYILAKGRDTWGKKVYLENGYYLHGYWGILVDKYEEMIENHHPGLGDHRWPLVTHFVGCKPCGKFGDYPVERCLKQMDRAYNFGDNQVLQMYGFEHKSLGSRRVKRVRNESSNPLEVKDKLGLLHPAFKAIKPSSSSS; encoded by the coding sequence ATGCTGGACCGGTTCTTAGGGCCTCGCCGGGCCCGTCAGATCCAGAGGGCGCTGCGGCACGGAACGGTGACTTTTCTGTGCTTGTTCTTAACCGTCGTCGTCCTGCGCGGCACAATCGGCGCCGGGAAGTTCGGAACACCAGAGCAGGACTTCAACGATATCCGCGAACGCTTCTACACTCACAACCGGCGCGTGGAGCCCCACCGAGTGCTCGAGGAAGCCACCCCCGAAACCAACCAAAAAGACGCCGACCCGGCCGGCCAGTCCAACAACTATGCCGAGTTCGACATATCCAAAATCCTCAAAGACGAACCGGCAACTGACGACGAGAAGCGGGACCCGAACCAGCCCTACAGTCTCGGCCCCAAAATATCGGACTGGGACGAGCAGAGGTCCGATTGGCTGAAGAAAAACCCGGGTTTCCCCAATTTTGTCGGACCCAATAAGCCCCGGGTCCTGCTCGTAACCGGGTCGTCGCCCAAACCGTGCGAAAACCCGGTCGGCGACCACTACCTATTGAAATCGATCAAGAACAAAATCGACTACTGCCGCCTCCACGGGATCGAGGTATTTTACAATTTTGCCCTTCTGGACGCGGAAATGGCCGGGTTTTGGGCCAAGCTGCCACTGATCCGGAAGCTCCTCCTGTCCCACCCGGAGGTGGAGTTCCTCTGGTGGATGGATTCCGACGCCATGTTCACCGACATGGCGTTCGAGGTCCCCTGGGAGCGATACAAGGATCACAATTTCGTTATGCACGGATGGAACGAGATGGTGTACGATGACAAGAACTGGATCGGGTTGAACACAGGGTCGTTCCTGCTCAGAAATTGCCAGTGGTCGCTCGACATTCTGGACGTCTGGGCGCCGATGGGTCCGAAGGGGAAGATCCGGGACGAGGCGGGTAAGGTCCTAACCCGGGAGCTCAAAGGCCGACCCGTTTTCGAGGCCGACGATCAGTCCGCCATGGTTTATATATTAGCGAAAGGGAGGGACACTTGGGGGAAGAAGGTGTATTTGGAAAACGGGTATTATCTCCACGGTTATTGGGGGATTCTGGTGGACAAATACGAGGAGATGATTGAGAACCACCACCCGGGGCTGGGCGACCACCGGTGGCCGCTGGTGACGCATTTCGTCGGGTGCAAGCCGTGCGGGAAGTTCGGGGATTACCCGGTGGAGCGGTGCTTGAAGCAGATGGACCGGGCATATAATTTTGGGGATAATCAGGTGCTGCAGATGTACGGGTTCGAGCATAAGTCGCTGGGGAGTAGGAGAGTGAAGAGGGTGAGGAATGAGAGTAGTAATCCCCTGGAGGTGAAGGATAAGCTTGGATTGCTGCACCCTGCTTTCAAAGCTATCAagccatcatcatcatcttcctga
- the LOC126606930 gene encoding heat shock factor-binding protein-like — protein sequence MDDTDDPKQSTADMTAFVQNLLQQMQSRFQTMSDSIITKIDEMGSRIDELEQSINDLRAEMGVEGSPSPSASLKPNIEPKSADDSAKE from the exons ATG GATGATACAGATGACCCAAAACAAAGCACTGCTGATATGACTGCTTTT GTACAAAATCTTCTTCAACAGATG CAATCCAGGTTCCAGACAATGTCCGACTCCATCATTACAAAGA TTGATGAGATGGGCAGCAGGATCGACGAGCTGGAGCAGAGCATCAATGACCTCAGAGCTGAGATGGGAGTGGAAGGATCGCCATCTCCTTCAGCCTCGTTGAAGCCAAATATAGAGCCCAAGTCAGCGGATGATTCAGCCAAGGAGTAA
- the LOC126609128 gene encoding protein RALF-like 33, which translates to MGSSSSSSRTPSLFGCIFICAVLAAHLVVIASASAVDFSRGHQLGDLSWGSTRSAAGGLITDEDEDAEMQMDSEINRRILATSRYISYGALRRNTIPCSRRGASYYNCRPGAPANPYRRGCSSITRCRR; encoded by the coding sequence atgggaagcTCAAGCTCAAGCTCAAGAACTCCATCACTCTTTGGCTGCATCTTCATCTGCGCAGTCCTGGCCGCCCATTTGGTAGTGATTGCTTCAGCTTCGGCCGTTGATTTCAGCAGGGGCCACCAGCTGGGCGACCTGAGCTGGGGTTCGACGAGATCGGCGGCGGGGGGACTGATAACTGACGAGGACGAGGATGCGGAGATGCAGATGGACTCGGAGATCAACCGGCGCATCTTAGCCACGAGCAGGTACATTAGCTACGGTGCGTTGAGGAGGAACACTATCCCCTGCTCGCGACGTGGCGCGTCCTACTACAACTGCCGACCTGGGGCTCCGGCAAATCCCTACCGTCGCGGCTGTAGCTCCATTACTCGCTGCAGGCgctaa